The proteins below come from a single Ochotona princeps isolate mOchPri1 chromosome 6, mOchPri1.hap1, whole genome shotgun sequence genomic window:
- the LOC131480519 gene encoding small ribosomal subunit protein eS24-like produces the protein MNDTVTIQTRKFMTNRLLQRKQMVIDVLHLGKLTVPKTEIREKLAKMYKTTPDIIFVSGFRTHFGGGKTTGFGMIYDSLDYAKKNKRKRRLVRHGLYEKKKTSRKQWKERKNRMKKVRRTAKANVGAGKKSKE, from the coding sequence ATGAATGACACAGTCACCATCCAGACCAGGAAGTTCATGACTAACCGACTACTTCAGAGGAAACAAATGGTCATTGATGTGCTCCACCTTGGGAAATTGACCGTGCCCAAGACAGAAATCCGGGAGAAGCTAGCCAAAATGTACAAGACTACGCCCGATATCATCTTTGTGTCTGGGTTCCGAACTCACTTCGGCGGTGGCAAGACAACGGGCTTTGGCATGATTTACGATTCCTTGGATTACGCCAAGAAAAACAAACGCAAACGCAGACTCGTGAGACATGGCCTGTATGAGAAAAAGAAGACTTCGAGGAAGCagtggaaggaaaggaagaaccGGATGAAGAAGGTCCGGAGAACTGCCAAGGCCAACGTCGGTGCTGGCAAAAAGTCGAAGGAGTAG